The genomic DNA GGCAAGGGTGAGCTGGAAGCGGGATCCGGCGTCGGGCGACGCGACGCGTGCGGGCTCGATCAGCTCGTGCGCCTCGGTGGTCCTCAGCAGGTTGATGAGGGTGTCCCCGAAGCGGAATACGGCGGAGTTGTCGTCCTCGAAGATCACCGGCAGCCCGAAGACCTCCCGGTAGAAACGTTTTGTGGTGTCCAGGTCCTCGACGAAGAGGGTGAGGGCGCTGATGCCCCTGGGCCACGCGGGATCGCTTGTCTTGTCGGTCACGGTTACCGAGGATCTCCGAATCGGCGGTGCCGTGTACAGGGGGCGGTCGGACCGGGCCGCCCGTCCCCACCCGCGGGGCATGATTCCGGGCCGCTACAGCCAGCCCTTCTCGCTCGCGATCCGTACCGCCTCCGCCCTGT from Streptomyces sp. NBC_01707 includes the following:
- a CDS encoding VOC family protein encodes the protein MTDKTSDPAWPRGISALTLFVEDLDTTKRFYREVFGLPVIFEDDNSAVFRFGDTLINLLRTTEAHELIEPARVASPDAGSRFQLTLAVDDVDAMCEELTARGVTLLNGPMDRPWGIRTASFRDPGGHIWEIAK